Proteins encoded by one window of Opitutia bacterium:
- the hypE gene encoding hydrogenase expression/formation protein HypE, giving the protein MSSAGPTSSGFTTCPVPLSHKTEITVGHGGGGRLTQDLIDSVFRPAFANPALEAQHDGALLKFPGGGRMAFTTDSHVVSPLFFPGGDIGKIAVNGTVNDLCMCGALPLWLSAGFILEEGFPVETLKKVVASMKEAAERANVAIVTGDTKVVERGKGDGLYVTTAGVGVIETPLTVAPTSVRPGDAIVLSGDIGRHGMAIMATRANLSFESEITSDCAPLVAPVQALLAAGLEIHCLRDLTRGGLATSLVEIAEQAKLALAIDAAKVPVSEMVQGACEILGLDPLYVANEGRFVCILPEAQAVQAVEIINRTASDNAGAATIIGKVKPGPAGQVTQRSVIGAERIVDRLSGEQLPRIC; this is encoded by the coding sequence ATGAGTTCCGCCGGTCCCACGTCCTCCGGTTTCACGACCTGTCCCGTGCCGTTGTCGCATAAGACCGAGATCACGGTCGGCCACGGCGGCGGCGGCAGGCTCACGCAGGACCTCATCGATTCGGTGTTCCGGCCGGCGTTCGCGAATCCCGCGCTCGAGGCGCAGCACGACGGCGCGCTGTTGAAATTCCCCGGCGGCGGACGGATGGCGTTCACGACCGACTCGCACGTGGTCAGCCCGTTGTTTTTCCCCGGCGGCGACATCGGCAAGATCGCCGTCAACGGCACCGTGAACGACCTCTGCATGTGCGGCGCGCTGCCGCTGTGGCTCAGCGCGGGCTTCATCCTCGAGGAGGGATTTCCCGTCGAGACGTTGAAGAAAGTCGTGGCCTCGATGAAGGAAGCGGCGGAACGCGCGAACGTCGCCATCGTCACCGGCGACACGAAGGTCGTCGAGCGCGGCAAAGGCGACGGCCTCTACGTGACGACCGCGGGTGTGGGCGTGATCGAGACGCCGCTCACCGTCGCGCCCACGAGCGTGCGCCCCGGCGACGCCATCGTGCTCAGCGGCGACATCGGCCGGCACGGCATGGCGATCATGGCCACGCGCGCCAACCTCAGTTTCGAGAGCGAGATCACGAGCGATTGCGCGCCGCTCGTCGCGCCGGTGCAGGCGTTGCTCGCGGCGGGTTTGGAAATCCACTGCCTGCGCGACCTCACGCGCGGCGGCCTCGCGACTTCGCTGGTGGAAATCGCCGAGCAGGCGAAACTCGCGCTCGCGATCGACGCGGCGAAGGTGCCCGTGAGCGAGATGGTGCAGGGCGCGTGCGAGATCCTCGGCCTCGACCCGCTCTACGTGGCCAACGAGGGCCGCTTCGTCTGCATCTTGCCCGAAGCGCAGGCCGTGCAGGCCGTCGAGATCATCAACCGCACCGCGAGCGACAATGCCGGCGCCGCGACGATCATCGGCAAAGTGAAGCCCGGCCCGGCCGGCCAGGTCACGCAACGCAGCGTCATCGGCGCCGAGCGCATCGTCGACCGCCTGAGCGGCGAGCAGTTGCCGCGGATCTGTTGA
- a CDS encoding ThuA domain-containing protein, with protein MSLGPLCARLGVVLLLMTGLVSGAENPARPLRVLFFSKSANFEHSVVKRVDGQSSWAEKILEELGRKRGYEFTFAKDGTLITPEFLAQFDVLFFYTCGFFTSGVPNVDGQPPMTEEGLQAVYAAVAAGKGFVGCHSAADCLHTGEQPQVKFQFEPGRWVTHGAQSHPWVRFLGGEFIRHGKQQEAAIRLVAPDFPGIEKLPTATRFAEEWYSLKDFAPDLHVVQVQETAGMEGLEYQRAPYPCTWAKRHGQGRVFYTSLGHREDVWASEYFQTTIAAGLDWAGGRTEAELTPNLARVAPGSGELPPLPPDAK; from the coding sequence ATGTCACTCGGCCCGCTCTGTGCACGTCTCGGCGTCGTGCTGCTCCTCATGACAGGACTCGTCTCTGGCGCGGAAAACCCCGCGCGACCTTTGCGGGTGTTGTTCTTCTCGAAGTCGGCGAACTTCGAGCACTCGGTCGTCAAACGCGTCGACGGCCAGTCGAGCTGGGCGGAGAAAATCCTCGAGGAACTCGGGCGGAAGCGCGGTTACGAGTTCACGTTCGCGAAGGACGGCACGCTGATCACGCCGGAATTCCTGGCGCAGTTCGACGTGCTGTTTTTCTACACATGCGGCTTCTTCACGAGTGGCGTGCCGAACGTCGACGGTCAGCCGCCGATGACGGAGGAAGGGCTGCAAGCGGTCTACGCGGCGGTCGCGGCGGGCAAGGGCTTCGTCGGTTGCCACAGCGCGGCGGATTGCCTGCACACCGGCGAGCAGCCGCAGGTGAAATTCCAATTTGAGCCAGGCCGCTGGGTGACGCACGGCGCGCAGTCGCATCCGTGGGTGCGCTTCCTCGGCGGCGAGTTCATCCGGCACGGCAAGCAGCAGGAGGCGGCCATTCGCTTGGTCGCGCCGGATTTTCCTGGGATCGAGAAACTCCCGACCGCGACGCGTTTCGCGGAGGAATGGTATTCGCTGAAGGATTTCGCGCCCGACCTGCACGTCGTGCAGGTGCAGGAGACGGCCGGCATGGAGGGACTCGAATACCAGCGCGCGCCCTATCCGTGCACGTGGGCGAAGCGGCACGGGCAGGGCAGGGTGTTCTACACGTCGCTCGGACACCGCGAGGACGTGTGGGCTTCGGAGTATTTTCAAACGACGATTGCCGCCGGACTCGATTGGGCGGGCGGACGCACCGAGGCGGAACTGACGCCGAACCTCGCCCGCGTCGCGCCGGGCTCCGGCGAATTGCCGCCGCTGCCGCCGGACGCGAAGTGA
- a CDS encoding PLP-dependent aminotransferase family protein has product MTENPDASRLAFAQRATSYDAVSASIHAFARRLATMRPSTIREILKVTAQPDVISFAGGLPAPELFPVAEVRAAADAVLVKEGSQALQYGPSEGYMPLREWIATEMAARGISAKREDVLVTNGSQQVLDLAGKLFLDPGDVVLTENPTYLAAIQAFQTFEAKFVGVPTDEFGLIPEAVPELIKQHRPKFLYTIPSFQNPTGLTLIAERRKKLAEIAAREGLWIVEDDPYGKLRYSGVDVAPIKHWDTADRVIYVSTFSKTIAPGFRLGWVVAPSEIFNRMLILKQASDLHTSSFDQRVAFGYLTSGKQPEHLARIRAAYGERFGILDAALREQLPSGYSWTKPEGGMFLWVTGPAELDALKLLERAIEQKVAFVPGRDFFPGDGGKNHLRLNFSNSTPERLREGVRRLAGLCRSA; this is encoded by the coding sequence ATGACAGAAAATCCGGACGCCTCCCGGCTCGCTTTTGCGCAACGGGCCACTTCTTATGACGCCGTGTCAGCGTCCATCCATGCCTTCGCGCGTCGTCTCGCGACGATGCGGCCCTCCACGATCCGCGAAATCCTGAAAGTCACGGCGCAGCCCGACGTGATTTCGTTCGCCGGCGGTCTGCCGGCGCCGGAGCTTTTCCCGGTCGCCGAAGTCCGCGCCGCCGCCGATGCGGTGCTCGTGAAGGAAGGCAGCCAGGCCCTGCAATACGGCCCGAGCGAGGGCTACATGCCGCTGCGCGAGTGGATCGCGACCGAGATGGCGGCACGCGGCATCTCGGCGAAGCGCGAGGACGTCCTCGTCACCAACGGCTCGCAGCAGGTGCTCGATCTCGCCGGCAAGCTCTTCCTCGATCCGGGCGACGTCGTGCTGACGGAGAATCCGACCTACCTCGCGGCGATCCAGGCGTTTCAGACCTTCGAGGCGAAATTCGTCGGCGTGCCCACGGACGAGTTCGGTTTGATTCCCGAAGCGGTGCCGGAGCTGATCAAGCAGCACCGCCCGAAGTTCCTCTACACGATTCCGAGTTTCCAGAATCCGACCGGCCTCACGCTCATTGCCGAACGGCGCAAGAAGCTCGCCGAGATCGCCGCGCGCGAGGGCCTGTGGATCGTCGAGGACGATCCCTACGGCAAGCTGCGCTACAGCGGCGTGGACGTCGCCCCGATCAAACACTGGGACACGGCCGACCGCGTGATCTACGTCAGCACGTTCTCGAAGACGATCGCGCCGGGCTTCCGCCTCGGCTGGGTCGTGGCGCCGAGCGAGATTTTCAACCGCATGCTGATCCTCAAGCAGGCGTCCGACCTGCACACGTCGAGCTTCGACCAGCGCGTGGCGTTCGGCTATCTCACCAGCGGCAAGCAGCCCGAGCACCTCGCGCGCATCCGCGCGGCCTACGGCGAGCGCTTCGGCATCCTCGACGCGGCACTGCGCGAGCAATTGCCCTCCGGCTACTCGTGGACGAAACCCGAGGGCGGCATGTTCCTTTGGGTGACGGGACCGGCTGAACTCGACGCGTTGAAGCTCCTCGAGCGCGCCATCGAGCAGAAGGTCGCATTCGTGCCCGGCCGCGACTTCTTCCCCGGCGACGGCGGCAAGAACCACCTCCGGCTGAACTTCTCGAACTCCACGCCCGAGCGTCTGCGCGAAGGCGTGCGGCGGCTGGCCGGGCTGTGTCGCTCCGCCTGA
- a CDS encoding DNA repair protein RecN, which produces MLQSLRIRNLALLEEVELEFESGFTAVTGETGAGKSILLGALSLLAGARVDKTIIRQGAAACEVEAALFFADTRKLDAALEALDLPPCDDGVLILKRSVPREKAPKISVNGSLATLSALQELGEHWIDFHGPGEPRRLLKDGCQRELLDLFAKNDDARAKYAAAYAAWRGLVDERDRLLAAEKLSPDQIEFLRAQLKKFDALELTDEAIAALERDFNRQQSAQEIAQLAAGLSTGLSGDDGVLGRVAALLREARQLEALDPASKALADRLQSASVEFGDLDAEFSSLATSLNFDAEQAEMLAEKMNAWLDLKRKHGAKLEAVIAAREEMRRRLELQSDVEGSLAKLEKQIGEALKTAKKSAAELRATREKAGSQLERAAAKVIVQLGFKKADFRVRFAALPELTAHGDTGVEFLFSPNVGEAPLPLSRIASSGELARVMLALKTVLAAIDDVPLLVFDEVDANVGGEIGRIVGEKMADIAEKHQVLCVTHLPQVAAQAANHLVVTKDQSGDRASVAIEPIHANRKQRIGELARMLGDRNAKSAQAHAEELLGKR; this is translated from the coding sequence ATGCTGCAATCGCTCCGCATCCGCAACCTCGCGCTGCTCGAAGAAGTCGAGCTGGAGTTCGAGAGCGGCTTCACGGCGGTGACCGGCGAAACCGGCGCGGGCAAGAGCATCCTGCTCGGCGCGCTGTCGTTGCTGGCCGGCGCGCGCGTCGACAAGACGATCATCCGCCAAGGCGCCGCGGCGTGCGAGGTGGAGGCGGCGCTGTTCTTCGCGGACACGCGCAAACTCGACGCCGCGCTGGAAGCGCTCGACTTGCCGCCGTGCGACGACGGCGTGCTGATCCTCAAGCGCAGCGTGCCGCGCGAGAAGGCGCCGAAGATCTCCGTCAACGGCTCGCTCGCGACGCTCAGCGCGTTGCAGGAGCTGGGCGAGCACTGGATCGACTTCCACGGGCCGGGCGAGCCGCGCCGCTTGCTCAAAGACGGCTGCCAGCGCGAGCTGCTCGATCTGTTTGCGAAGAACGACGACGCGCGCGCGAAATACGCCGCCGCCTACGCCGCGTGGCGCGGGCTGGTCGACGAGCGCGACCGCCTGCTCGCGGCGGAAAAGCTGTCGCCGGACCAAATCGAGTTCCTGCGCGCGCAGCTGAAGAAATTCGACGCGTTGGAGCTGACCGACGAGGCGATCGCGGCGCTGGAGCGCGATTTCAACCGGCAGCAGAGCGCGCAGGAAATCGCGCAACTCGCGGCGGGATTGAGCACGGGTTTGAGCGGCGACGACGGCGTGCTCGGTCGCGTCGCGGCGCTGTTGCGCGAGGCGCGGCAACTCGAGGCACTCGACCCGGCGAGCAAGGCGCTGGCAGACCGGCTGCAGTCGGCTTCGGTCGAATTCGGCGATCTCGATGCGGAGTTTTCGTCGCTGGCAACGTCGTTGAATTTCGACGCGGAGCAGGCGGAGATGCTCGCGGAAAAGATGAACGCGTGGCTCGACCTGAAGCGCAAACACGGCGCGAAGCTCGAAGCGGTCATCGCGGCGCGCGAGGAGATGCGCCGCCGGCTCGAACTGCAGAGCGACGTCGAGGGCTCGCTCGCGAAACTCGAAAAGCAGATCGGCGAAGCGCTGAAAACCGCGAAGAAGTCGGCCGCGGAGCTGCGCGCCACGCGAGAGAAGGCCGGCAGCCAGCTCGAGCGCGCGGCGGCGAAGGTGATCGTCCAACTCGGTTTCAAAAAGGCGGATTTCCGGGTGCGGTTCGCGGCGTTGCCGGAGCTCACGGCGCACGGCGACACGGGCGTGGAGTTTTTGTTTTCCCCCAACGTCGGCGAGGCGCCGCTGCCGCTCAGCCGCATCGCGTCGAGCGGCGAGCTCGCGCGCGTGATGCTGGCATTGAAGACGGTGCTCGCGGCGATCGACGACGTGCCGTTGCTGGTGTTTGACGAGGTCGATGCCAACGTCGGCGGCGAGATCGGCCGCATCGTGGGCGAGAAGATGGCCGACATCGCCGAGAAGCATCAGGTGCTGTGCGTCACGCACCTGCCGCAGGTCGCGGCGCAGGCGGCGAATCATCTCGTGGTTACGAAGGACCAGAGCGGCGACCGGGCGTCGGTGGCCATCGAGCCGATCCACGCGAATCGCAAGCAGCGCATCGGCGAACTCGCGCGCATGCTCGGCGACCGCAACGCGAAGAGCGCGCAGGCTCACGCCGAGGAGCTGCTGGGGAAGCGGTAG
- a CDS encoding DUF4450 domain-containing protein — translation MVTRPAAAALAAVLFVASAALAQTVPAERAGAELRPNLAGQIARPLRYRPEGGAFVIVNSAERFNRPLYGGASAFRVDAGDRPEFSLYLPGRGGVLRLALLTGSSAKWLSDAAQITARYRAGTMVYEIRDAVLGESALELTALAPRSAEGLLLRAELRGNATVELVAVFGGITGERGRRDGDLGTEAKPVRDYFAFQADACRGNSVTLGENAFIVRAAKGQVAALLPTGTRVHVADATFDPDLALLRTPAPAGSLPEKPVAVARVPLAAGRSIFLALQNFRADQAASEVLNTYREVATERPLPPGAMRAAAWTRDDLPALFAREESALRAAAARVSVDTPDAFLNAAVPALNLAADAVWDDRQNAFLHGAVAWRVRLLGWRVAYAGDALGWHERTRAHFDGYAAQQNTSPLPAALPAPESAANLARNETALHSNGDLTNSHYDMNLVALDTIFRHLRWTGDLAYARKIWPVIERSLAWERRLFRREFGPEKSPLYEAYAAIWASDDLAYSGGGATHATAANLFHHREAARVARLLGLDATPYETEAAAIERGLNQHLWLPREGWFAESRDLLGLQRAHPSAAAWTVYHTLDSQATTSLQAWQLARYVDTALPQFSLDGPGVPPGASTIATTNWMPYTWSLNNVVFAETTHTALALWQAGQPDAANALFKGAVLDSMFLGLCPGNVGMATALDVYRRESQRDFGDAIGIASRALVEGLFGVAPDLLRREVVLRPGFPVEWDHATLRHPDFDFAFAHVGAVERYRFTPRFAIPVSVRLRVPARGSEARVTVNGQPAAWTALPESVGRPCLEIVAAPAAEQEVSIEWRGELPAASTAERIAAVGDEVSIDVGARIAELADPQRVLAQPKIVGSTLRGQVAGLPGARTLFARVEQGPLRWWQPIELRVRDAAPAAPLVFTTDWRAAVTPEKCEPVALAPLFNDRVAELFRHDYLAPRSPFTSLALARNGYGTWTHPNATFAIDDTGLRRAATDGTLKLPNGVPLATPAAVDAPNIAFVSQWENFPRELTVPLAGRARKIYLLTAGSTWAMQSRLDNGEIVITYRDGSVTRLALENPTTWWPIDQDYFIDDFAFARPGDLPLRVDLQTGLVRVLDAAAFKGMGRTVPGGAATVLDLALDPAKELQSLTVRALANDVVIGLMSATLERP, via the coding sequence ATGGTCACCCGCCCCGCTGCCGCCGCCCTGGCGGCTGTCCTGTTCGTCGCGTCCGCCGCCCTGGCCCAAACCGTGCCCGCCGAGCGCGCCGGTGCCGAGCTGCGCCCCAATCTCGCCGGCCAGATCGCGCGCCCGCTCCGCTACCGGCCCGAGGGCGGCGCTTTCGTGATCGTGAACAGCGCCGAGCGCTTCAACCGCCCGCTCTACGGCGGCGCCAGCGCGTTCCGCGTCGACGCGGGCGACCGGCCCGAATTCTCGCTCTACCTGCCCGGCCGCGGCGGCGTTCTCCGCCTCGCCCTGCTCACCGGCTCGTCGGCCAAATGGCTGAGCGACGCCGCGCAAATCACCGCGCGCTACCGCGCCGGCACGATGGTCTACGAGATCCGCGACGCCGTCCTCGGCGAGAGCGCCCTCGAACTCACCGCGCTCGCCCCGCGCTCCGCCGAGGGCCTCCTGTTGCGCGCGGAGCTGCGCGGCAACGCCACCGTGGAACTCGTCGCCGTCTTCGGCGGCATCACGGGTGAACGCGGCCGCCGCGACGGCGACCTCGGCACCGAAGCCAAGCCCGTGCGCGACTACTTCGCCTTCCAAGCCGACGCCTGCCGCGGCAACAGCGTCACGCTCGGCGAAAACGCCTTCATCGTCCGCGCCGCCAAGGGCCAGGTCGCCGCGCTCCTCCCGACCGGCACGCGCGTCCACGTCGCCGACGCCACTTTCGATCCCGATCTCGCGCTGCTGCGCACGCCCGCCCCCGCCGGTTCGCTTCCGGAAAAACCCGTCGCGGTCGCGCGCGTCCCTCTCGCCGCCGGTCGATCCATCTTTCTCGCCCTGCAAAATTTCCGCGCCGACCAAGCCGCGTCCGAAGTCCTCAATACCTACCGCGAGGTCGCCACCGAGCGCCCGCTGCCGCCCGGCGCCATGCGCGCGGCGGCGTGGACCCGCGACGATCTGCCCGCGCTGTTCGCGCGCGAGGAGTCCGCTCTGCGCGCCGCGGCCGCACGCGTGTCGGTCGACACGCCCGACGCCTTCCTTAACGCCGCCGTGCCCGCCCTGAACCTCGCCGCCGACGCCGTGTGGGACGACCGCCAGAACGCGTTCCTCCACGGCGCCGTCGCGTGGCGCGTGCGCCTGCTCGGCTGGCGCGTCGCCTACGCCGGCGACGCCCTCGGCTGGCACGAGCGCACGCGTGCGCATTTCGACGGCTACGCCGCGCAGCAAAACACGTCACCGCTCCCCGCCGCACTGCCCGCGCCCGAGTCCGCCGCCAACCTCGCTCGCAACGAGACCGCGCTGCACTCGAACGGCGATCTCACGAACTCGCACTACGACATGAACCTCGTGGCGCTGGACACGATCTTCCGTCACCTGCGCTGGACCGGCGACCTCGCCTACGCCCGGAAAATCTGGCCCGTGATCGAACGTTCGCTCGCGTGGGAACGCCGCCTCTTCCGCCGCGAATTCGGTCCGGAAAAATCGCCGCTCTACGAAGCCTACGCCGCGATCTGGGCGAGCGACGACCTCGCCTACTCCGGCGGCGGCGCGACCCACGCGACCGCCGCCAACCTGTTTCACCATCGCGAAGCCGCGCGCGTCGCGCGTCTCCTCGGATTGGACGCCACGCCCTACGAAACCGAAGCCGCCGCCATCGAACGCGGCTTGAACCAGCACCTCTGGCTCCCGCGCGAAGGCTGGTTCGCCGAGTCGCGTGACCTGCTCGGCCTGCAGCGCGCCCACCCGAGCGCCGCCGCGTGGACCGTCTACCACACGCTCGACTCGCAAGCCACGACCTCGCTCCAAGCCTGGCAACTCGCGCGCTACGTCGACACCGCGCTGCCGCAATTTTCCCTCGACGGCCCGGGCGTGCCGCCCGGCGCGAGCACGATCGCGACGACGAACTGGATGCCCTACACGTGGTCGCTCAACAACGTCGTCTTCGCCGAAACCACCCACACCGCGCTCGCGCTCTGGCAAGCCGGCCAACCCGACGCCGCCAACGCGCTCTTCAAGGGCGCCGTGCTCGACAGCATGTTCCTCGGCCTCTGCCCCGGCAACGTCGGCATGGCCACCGCGCTCGACGTCTACCGCCGCGAATCGCAACGCGATTTCGGCGACGCCATCGGCATCGCGTCACGCGCGCTCGTCGAGGGGCTCTTCGGCGTCGCACCCGACCTACTGCGCCGCGAGGTCGTTCTGCGGCCCGGCTTCCCCGTCGAGTGGGACCACGCCACGTTGCGCCATCCGGATTTCGATTTCGCGTTCGCCCACGTCGGCGCCGTCGAGCGCTACCGGTTCACGCCACGCTTCGCGATTCCGGTTTCCGTTCGCCTGCGCGTCCCCGCGCGCGGCAGCGAGGCCCGCGTGACCGTCAACGGCCAACCCGCCGCGTGGACCGCGTTGCCGGAATCCGTCGGGCGTCCCTGCCTCGAAATCGTCGCGGCGCCCGCCGCCGAGCAAGAGGTGTCGATCGAGTGGCGCGGCGAACTCCCGGCCGCCTCCACCGCCGAGCGCATCGCCGCCGTCGGTGACGAGGTGAGCATCGATGTCGGCGCGCGCATCGCCGAGCTGGCCGACCCGCAGCGCGTGCTCGCGCAACCCAAGATCGTTGGCTCCACCCTCCGCGGCCAAGTCGCCGGCCTGCCCGGCGCGCGCACGCTGTTCGCCCGCGTCGAGCAGGGCCCGCTGCGCTGGTGGCAACCGATCGAACTGCGCGTCCGCGACGCCGCCCCGGCCGCGCCGCTCGTCTTCACCACCGACTGGCGCGCCGCCGTCACCCCGGAAAAATGCGAGCCCGTCGCGCTCGCGCCGCTGTTCAACGACCGCGTCGCGGAGCTTTTCCGCCACGACTACCTCGCGCCGCGCTCGCCCTTCACCTCGCTCGCGCTCGCGCGCAACGGCTACGGCACGTGGACGCACCCGAACGCCACCTTCGCCATCGACGACACCGGCCTGCGCCGCGCCGCGACCGACGGCACGCTGAAACTCCCGAACGGCGTGCCGCTCGCCACGCCCGCCGCCGTGGACGCGCCGAACATCGCGTTCGTCTCGCAATGGGAAAACTTTCCCCGCGAACTCACCGTGCCGCTCGCCGGCCGCGCCCGGAAAATCTATCTGCTCACGGCGGGCTCGACCTGGGCGATGCAGAGCCGCCTCGATAACGGCGAGATTGTCATCACGTATCGCGACGGCTCCGTCACGCGCCTCGCGCTCGAGAATCCCACGACGTGGTGGCCGATCGATCAGGACTACTTCATCGACGACTTCGCCTTCGCGCGCCCCGGCGACCTGCCGCTGCGCGTCGACTTGCAGACCGGCCTCGTCCGGGTCCTCGACGCCGCGGCCTTCAAAGGCATGGGCCGCACCGTTCCCGGCGGCGCGGCGACGGTTCTCGACCTCGCGCTCGACCCGGCGAAGGAACTGCAATCCCTCACCGTCCGCGCGCTCGCCAACGACGTCGTCATCGGCCTGATGAGCGCGACGCTCGAGCGGCCGTGA
- a CDS encoding SOS response-associated peptidase: MCTRYSLHNLEALKRALEKFGLKVPAGLRAIHNVTLSTRMPAVTKRRGAVALDPLAFGTLLPPREPKAKPLLLANARSETLLARGAFKDAAQHRRCLVPADGFYEWEKQGKTRLPHYFQVREGEPFFFAGLWRPETPIAPPAFVIVTTAPNALLAPIHDRMPVILPDDRADAWLGDEPLPPGRLEELCVPFPAAEMRSHRVSPQMNSARFESPACIEPFTPPPPERGLFD, encoded by the coding sequence ATGTGCACGCGCTATTCGCTCCACAACCTAGAAGCGCTGAAGCGCGCGCTGGAGAAATTCGGCCTGAAGGTGCCGGCCGGGCTGCGCGCGATCCACAACGTCACGCTGAGCACGCGCATGCCCGCCGTCACGAAGCGCCGCGGCGCCGTCGCACTCGATCCGCTCGCCTTCGGCACGCTGCTCCCACCGCGCGAGCCGAAAGCGAAGCCGCTCCTGCTCGCGAACGCCCGCAGCGAGACGCTGCTGGCGCGCGGGGCCTTCAAGGACGCCGCGCAGCACCGCCGTTGCCTCGTGCCGGCGGACGGCTTCTACGAATGGGAGAAGCAGGGCAAGACGCGCCTCCCGCACTATTTTCAAGTGCGCGAAGGCGAACCGTTCTTCTTCGCCGGCCTCTGGCGGCCGGAGACTCCGATCGCGCCGCCGGCCTTCGTCATTGTCACGACCGCACCGAACGCGCTGCTCGCTCCGATCCACGACCGCATGCCGGTGATTCTCCCGGATGACCGCGCCGACGCCTGGCTCGGCGACGAGCCGCTGCCGCCCGGCCGCCTTGAGGAACTGTGCGTGCCCTTCCCCGCCGCGGAAATGCGCTCGCACCGCGTCAGCCCGCAGATGAACAGCGCGCGCTTCGAAAGCCCGGCGTGCATCGAGCCGTTCACGCCGCCGCCGCCCGAGCGCGGGCTGTTCGACTGA
- the pyrR gene encoding bifunctional pyr operon transcriptional regulator/uracil phosphoribosyltransferase PyrR, translated as MGTRNLHDAKRIREAIESLASSIASRHRDTARLLLLGIANGGIVLADRLALALKRHGVTCGRGTIDISFHRDDIGRHPIPKEFSPTIIPHDVNGATVVLVDDVLYSGRTVKAALDELFDHGRPETVELAVLVDRGGRRLPMAANYCALTVDAAEGEKVVVQLDAREPGKDAVIVRTPDAAPAIPKSKL; from the coding sequence GTGGGCACACGAAATCTGCACGACGCCAAACGCATCCGGGAAGCCATCGAAAGCCTCGCGTCGTCCATCGCGTCGCGCCACCGCGACACCGCCCGCCTCCTCCTGCTCGGCATCGCCAACGGCGGCATCGTCCTCGCCGACCGCCTCGCCCTCGCCCTGAAACGCCACGGCGTCACCTGCGGCCGCGGCACGATCGACATCTCCTTCCACCGCGACGACATCGGCCGCCACCCGATCCCGAAGGAATTTTCCCCGACCATCATCCCGCACGACGTCAACGGCGCCACGGTCGTCCTCGTCGACGACGTGCTCTACTCCGGCCGCACCGTGAAAGCCGCGCTCGACGAGCTCTTCGACCACGGTCGCCCGGAAACGGTCGAGCTCGCCGTCCTCGTCGACCGCGGCGGCCGCCGCCTGCCGATGGCCGCCAACTACTGCGCGCTCACCGTCGACGCCGCCGAAGGCGAGAAGGTCGTCGTGCAACTGGACGCACGCGAGCCGGGCAAGGATGCAGTCATCGTCCGGACGCCCGACGCCGCGCCCGCCATTCCCAAGTCGAAACTCTAA
- a CDS encoding aspartate carbamoyltransferase catalytic subunit, with protein MQSSSGRPTPRPPFPSRNSKSANLPAVPWTRKHFLTVEDLSVAEIEQVLATAGAFRRILDRRVKKVPALRGKTIVNLFLEPSTRTRLSFEMAAKLLSAEVVSFDADKSSTTKGETLKDTALNIQALHADMIVLRHSASGSPRYLSERLGIPVVNAGDGAHEHPTQAMLDVFTMRQHLGTVKGKKVVILGDILFSRVARSDIHALTKLGANVTIVGPSTLVPHWFEPLGATVSHNLREALADADVVMLLRIQHERQASGLFPSLGEYTSMFGLNQARAAWIKPDAIIMHPGPINRGVEIDSALADSDRSVILQQVTNGIAVRMAVLYLCAGGQPEHVAPVE; from the coding sequence ATGCAGTCATCGTCCGGACGCCCGACGCCGCGCCCGCCATTCCCAAGTCGAAACTCTAAATCCGCAAATCTCCCCGCCGTGCCCTGGACGCGAAAACACTTCCTCACCGTCGAAGACCTCAGCGTCGCTGAGATCGAGCAGGTGCTCGCCACCGCCGGCGCGTTCCGCCGCATCCTCGACCGCCGCGTGAAAAAGGTCCCTGCCCTCCGCGGCAAGACCATCGTCAACCTCTTCCTCGAACCGAGCACGCGCACGCGCCTCTCCTTCGAGATGGCGGCCAAGCTCCTCAGCGCCGAAGTCGTCTCCTTCGACGCCGACAAATCGAGCACCACCAAGGGCGAGACCCTCAAGGACACCGCGCTCAACATCCAGGCGCTGCACGCCGACATGATCGTGCTCCGCCACTCGGCCAGCGGCTCGCCGCGCTACCTCAGCGAGCGCCTCGGCATTCCGGTCGTCAACGCCGGCGACGGCGCGCACGAGCACCCGACGCAGGCGATGCTCGACGTCTTCACGATGCGCCAGCACCTCGGCACCGTGAAGGGCAAGAAGGTCGTCATCCTCGGCGACATCCTCTTCAGCCGCGTCGCGCGGTCCGACATCCACGCGCTCACCAAGCTCGGCGCGAACGTCACCATCGTCGGCCCGTCCACCCTCGTCCCGCACTGGTTCGAGCCGCTCGGCGCCACGGTCTCGCACAATCTCCGCGAAGCCCTCGCCGACGCCGACGTCGTCATGCTCCTCCGCATCCAGCACGAGCGGCAGGCGTCCGGTCTTTTCCCGTCGCTCGGCGAATACACCAGCATGTTCGGCCTCAACCAAGCGCGCGCCGCCTGGATCAAGCCCGACGCGATCATCATGCATCCCGGCCCGATCAACCGCGGCGTCGAGATCGACAGCGCCCTCGCCGACTCCGACCGCAGCGTGATTCTCCAGCAAGTCACCAACGGCATCGCCGTCCGCATGGCCGTCCTCTACCTCTGCGCCGGCGGCCAACCCGAGCACGTCGCGCCGGTCGAATAA